Genomic DNA from Hordeum vulgare subsp. vulgare chromosome 2H, MorexV3_pseudomolecules_assembly, whole genome shotgun sequence:
gcgagccccacccaaagtgtaaactcaaagcaacggacaaccgcattcacgaactatgcgtaaggtaaacaatccttgcaaccgtggtcacaagcaccgttgttttatccctagTTGCAacggcacatcccctagtctcatgtttctgtcactcaagctagacatcagggggcatgaacccacaatcatgcataacgctccctcttggaattACAATCTATTACTCGGCCAAAACAATACAaagaaacggagaacatgcatgaatcactaaagaacataatataaaaggacaatgaaatatataactcataacaatctgaacgtaatctcataatccattggattccatcaaaccgagcatagcaatagcatgaaaattacataggtgcctcgatcatgtagggcaactcacaaggactaatcatggaagcacaagattggagagaagacatcacatagctactggtcatggactcatggtccaaggaggactactcacggcacgtccgggaagcatccatggcggtggagaagctcccagaggtcaatcctccctccggcagggtgcccggaagaggtctcctgacgctcccgatctcggaagcgttgcggcggcggaatgatggagaaatttgcgattctggatcccctatagggttttcctcatcgaggggtaaatataggcgaaaggagggcactagagggcgtgagccccacccaaacggCCTCCTCGCACGGCCTAGGGGTGGGCcgcacccacaggtcgcctgggcggcccctggcacccctttggccccctttcgtgcttcgtgaagcttttggtgcgctgatttttatatatttttctcgggatttttggggcttcggaaaattgggtaaaagcccctacaaaaaatacatcagcagacagaaactggcattgggtgcactgagttagtaggttagtccaaatatgtgtaaaaagatataaaagtgtagcaaaacatataacaatgtcacccaaaatatcatgaaacaagcagaaattatagatacgtttgggatgtatcagtgatcaacttgcgggtttcgtgaccttgggaatctatgcataggggttggcacatgttttcgtcttgactctccggtagaaactttggggcactctttgaagttctttgtgttggattgaacatgatgaatctgaaattatgtgatgcatatcgtataatcaagcccatgggtacttgtggtgacattggattatctaggtgatattaggttttttgttgatgtgtgtcttaaggtgttattttagtatgaactctagggttgttcgtgacacttatagggatagctcataagattgatcgaaaaagataactttgaggtggtttcgtaccctacaataatatcttcgttagttctccgctatttgtgactttggagtgaactctttgtcgcacgagaggtatttacatatgattcaactatgttagtattgttgagagaacttgcactagtgaaagtatggaccctaggccttgtttctaagcattgaaataccgtttgtgctcacttttataattagttaccttgctgtttttagatttttagattacaaaaacctatatctaccatccatattacacttgtatcagcaTCTCTTCGCTgagctagtgcacctatacaatttaccattgtattgggtgtgttggggacacaagagactctttgttatttgattgcagggttgcttgagagagaccatcttaatcctacgcctcccacggattgataaaccttagatcatCCACTTGAGAAAAActttctattgtcctacaaaactctgcgcttgcaggcccaacatgagtctacaagaagaaggttgtataGTAGACATCAGCAAGCGGCAGCGGGGAGGCCAGTGGCGACGAAGTGGTCCGACGGGGCGGTGTCGGTCGGTGGCCGGAGGGGCGAGCTGCACGGTGAAGGGGCCGCCGCCGGCTATGGGGAAGGAGGGGAGAGGTAGTGGGGAAAAGGATTAGGTTTAGGGATTGGGTGGCCTTATATAGGCTCGGGGGAGAGGGAGGGTGCTTGGCCAGCTCGGGGGAGTGGGCCGGCCGGGGTGGGGACGAAATGGGCTACGGCCCAGGGGAAAGGGGGgtcccttttatttatttttattttgtttttattttggagTTAATTTTATAATCAATTGACTTTTATAAAATATGTAACTAGGTCCATTATTCATATTGTAGAAtgagacagtgccacaaaaagtttgaggattaTTTGAAATAGTTTGGAATTTCTATAAtttaaaaggcatttaaataatagTTTTGACCTCGATTTTAATTGTTTTTAGGCACTTAGATACTAACaaaatgttggtttcaatttgacAAATACTTCAAGAATTTTTGCAACCCAACCAAGATTTTCTTTTActgtttgaagaaataatttattAGACTTTATTTTTAATTTGAAAATGGCTTTGATTTTCACCAAGTGAAAACTTTGCTTAGTTAACCTAGATGACACACACCATTAACATATGATTAGTGTAGGTTAACTACCAGGGCGTCACACCGTCATCGTCGGCATGTCCGGTGCGACGCGTCCCTCCCCGTGCTCCACCTCCTCTAGCGCCGCCCAACTCCACGACCTAGCCCTATTGGGTGCTCCTCCCCATGGCTCGGTAAGGCCATGCCTTCTACTTTCGGCTGGCTTTGGTGCTGCTAGCAGCGGCGTATCCTCCCCCCAGTTCTGGACCGTGGAGTTGGTGGTGGCACAGGTGCCTGTAGCGTGTCGCGTTGGTTGTTGTAGGTGGTGTTGCATTGGGTGTCTCCCATGTCACCTTCGTGTGTGGTGATGGGTGCAACTGTCCTTCCTATAGTGGTGGTTCCAGGCAGCTATATGGTTTCTTGTCTCCAATTTCTGATCCGATGACATTTAGGGTGATTTGGTCAAAGGCCGGGCGAAATCCTTGCTCGGCTTGCTGGTGCTGGCAACAACGACATCTGTGGATGTTGTTCCTTTCTTGAAGGCACTACCATGACCTTTTTTTCTATCCTCCTTCGAGCATCGGGGGAAAGCCTTGGTCAGGTTCTACTAATGCAATGACGACGACGGTCCGACGTCGTCCCCCttcatgaaggcatcgtcttggttGCTTGTGGTGTCTTCGATGTTGAAATTGGTGATGTTGGGCAccatgattggttttgggttgtcTCTGAGTGCATGGGTATCTGAGGTGCTATGTACAACATCGCCAACGCTTCATCCATGACTTCTTCCTCATGTCAGTCCAATCCTACTACCCACTAGCAAACTCTTCTTGGCGCTTCAAGGTGGGGGTACATTGATTTGCTCTGTCCTGGTGGCGTTGTCGTGTGACGATGGTGCCTGGCTTTGTTTGTGACGCGACCTTGTTGCTCTCGGTCTCGTTTCTTTGCCTCTACTAGCTGGAGTTTAGACTAGGCGAGTGTGTGTTGTATTATACTTgtatccctctccctcccctcttgtTACTCTTTTCTCTCCTACCTAGCAATGAAAGATACACAAGCTTTGCGCATTCCTGAAAAAATAATCTTTTGTACCCCTTCACCTCCTCCCTGTTGGGGAACGCTGCATGGgagacaaaaaaattcctacgcacgggtaatacctatccatggtgatgatcatctacgagaggggagagtgaatctacatatccttgtagatcgctaagcggaagcgtatataacgcggttgatgtagtggaatatcttcgcgatccaaatcgcagcccgtctcgcgatctcatcacgagccGTCGCGCGAtcacatcacgatccatcccgatctagtgccgaacggacgacacctccgcattcaacacacgtacaactcgatgacgatcaccgccttcttgatccagcaagaggggcggagaggtagatgagttctccagcacggcgatgTTTTGGTAGTGGTGGTGaattaatccagcagggctttgcctaagcaccgccgaaccagactagaggagaaacagatctagagagaagtagaggcagCCGTGGCTGATTACTGTGTATCCAAAAACCCTCaacacctctagtatatataggaggagggagggaggaggctgtgccctagggtttgcccctctgggtcggccgaagtggggaggagaggaggagtcctcctccaatcctagtaggattgggattccttccttcccacatGGGAACTCTTTCCAcatttggcctttttgccttattCCCCCATTCCAGTCCCATGGGCCCTTAGGGAAGGCTTCGGCGAGCCCACTAGGGtctggtctacctcctctcagaacccatgaagcctttgggtcgtcacacccttcCCGGTGGTCCcctggtaccctcccggcactcccgctacactatcgatgagcccaaaacttttcggtgaccaaaacaggacttcctatatatcaatctttacatgcggaccattatggagctcctcgtgacgtccaagatctcacACGAGACTcgtaacaaccttcggtcaccaacacctataactcaactatatcgaaacgtcaccgaaccttaagtgtgcagaccctgcgggttcgagaactatgcagacatgacctaagacactccccggtcaataaccaatagcgggacctaaatGCCCatgttggctcctacatattctacgaatatctctatcggttgaacctctatgtcaaggattcagttaatcccgtatgttgttcccttcgtccttcggtatgttacttaaccgagattcgatcgtcggtatctccacacatagttcaatctcgttaatggcaagtctctttactcgttccataatacaagaccccgtaactagctccttagtcgcattgcttggaaggcttgttgtgatgttgtattatggagtgagccccgagatacctctccatcatacggagtgacaaatcccagtcttgatccatgccaacccaatagagaccttcggagatacctgtagagcacctttatagtcacccagtaacgttgcgatgtttgatacacacaaggtattcctccggtgtccgggagttgcatgatctcatggtcataggaacagatacattaacatgcagaaaacagtatcaataaactgacacgatcatatgctaggcATGACAGTCAAATATGGATGTTTTAACATTTTCCTGAATTGGATGTATACATACATGGTTTACTATTTGTTCATTCATTTTAGTTTGTATGTAGTATGTATTACAATATTCAAAACAATAAATCATTGAACGAATGTAGTAGATCAAAagttttctcaaaaaaattaccTCCTTATATATTTTCCCTACAGAAATAACGGTGTTCCTTTTTTGGAATCGACTATGAAGCGGCGCTGCACCTTGGCGCTCCCGTACGGCGGCTGCTATAGACATACACAACTCTGGCAAATCAAGATAAAGGGTATGATCCATTAGTACTACTAAGCTAAGTATTGCCATCACTTaaaaaaataagctaagtattgtTAATAATGCCGCTAGTCCCCCCTCTCTCCTATGCATGCATGGATGAAGTCAACAAGATTCCTATTaatgtttgaaatttaaaaagttttatctacaaaacagttaattcaatcgatgatccgctttcaccattgactttctcgcgacgagttcttgggaactagatctcatgtcgacatgtttcgtcaACTATTTTTTTCCATTCATACTTGCCATATTTTTTGACCCACTtgtcatattattaaccacttacttgcctgaaaaaataacttgattgacactttttaatgttgtttcgtaCAAAGCCTTGTAGCACTTTTCATTATACATTGTCATGGGTTGTGTTTGTTAATTTAAATATGCCAACTTGTCATgtttacatacaactttgccagaaaactattttgtgtgcttGTTACTTTAACTATGCAGAGTTATCATATTTACAAACTATGaccaaaaaagatttcttgtgGTCATTGATTTAAAATATGTTGGTTTGTCATATTTTTACGCGTAATCGCctaaaaaagttgtttgtgcttgccactttgattatgtcgagatgtcacATTTATACGTAATTTCCAAAAAATTatcgattaagttattttttatcagtcaagtaagtacttactaatatgacaagtaagtgcaacaaataTGGTAAGTACGAGCAAAAAAAAAGTTGTTGAAACATATCGGCAtgtgatctagtttcgaagatttcgtcgaaacaaaatcaacaatgaaaacagatcatcgatcgaattaacggtttaaaagataaaCCTTTCTGAATTTCGATCATTTAAAACGAATCTGATGACATCATGCATGCATAAAAAAACACAAACTGCGCAAGCCGCGGCACGACGGTGCGGCGCTTATAGAATTTCCCTTTTTTTTCAGTGGCTGGTTTAAAATCTTTTGTACTTCTCAATTTTCTGGACTAAACTACAACACAGATCAAGTTTGTATATACTTTCATGTAATTACCTCATTAATTTAAGGTGGTACCCCGTCACCTCCTTCCTCCCGCGATTGGCTAGGCGATTAGGGTTTATTTATTCTTTATTAGCGTTGTCGTCGGTCCATCTCTTCTTCGGTGACCTTAGGTCCATGGAGGCATGGTAGACCTCGACCTTTGCTGACGAGAGGGTTCCCGCTCTGTCTTTAGTTATGTTTTTTAAGATCGATTAGGGTTTCTGTCCTATTCAAGAAGACGATGCGACGACAACTTGAGGAAGATGGAATAAGGTCCTCCCTACCTAACCCCATCCCATCAGTGTGTCTAGCATCGTAGGAGGACACCTGGAGGTGTGTCTGCTAATCTCATGGGATTTGGTTGGTGTTGGTCTTTAATGAAACTCCATGGATCTAGTTTTTGTTCATCAGTTTATAGTTTGAATCTTTTTAATCTACACTTTTCTTCATTGGCACGGTTGTTGTTCTGATGCGTTGGTTCTATGAGACATTAGTATGACGACTTTTCGACTATCTACTACAACAAATTTTGCTTGGCTCCGATGAAGGAGgggacaatgacgatgacacaCCTTCGACTTACTTCACTGTTTATAATTGTCGCTAGATGGTCTTTGAACTTGGGTGTATTGTTTGCATTTTTATGTTGCTTGTACTGTCATGACAGTCAAATACAGACATGGTTAACTGTTTGTTCACTCATTTtagtttgtactccctccgtcccaaaataagtgtcttaaacttAACACAACTTTatgctagagctagtataaagttgaaacagttattttgggacggagggagtatgtagtatgtattaaaatattcaaaatattGTATCATTGAAtggatgtactccctctgtttttaaatataagtctttctagagattacaCTACGGACTACTACAACCACCAACATTGCTTCTATCCTtgtaaaataaatgaatctatactctaaattatATCTATATATAATTTAGTATGTAATTcataatgaaatctttaaaaaactcatatttaggaagggagggagtagtagatagaaagttttctcaaaaaaatttaCCTCCTTATTTTTTTTTTCCCAGAGAAATAACGGTGTTTCTTTTTTCAGTGGCTGGTCCAGCAGCGCATCAGAAGTTCAGAACCCATATCCGCATGAACACGAATCTTGAAGCACGCAGAACAAACCCCTTGCCACCCGCGGCAGCCGTCCGTTCTCCGTCCCACGCccctcttcctcccttcccctccgccgccgccaccgccgccgcaaaGGGAAACGCGCGAGAGAGTGGGGCGGCCGCAGCAAGCGATGCCGAACAAGCGTCAGCGAGAGGCGCGGAAGCGCTTCCGCGAGGCGAACCCCGGACTCTGTCCGCCCGCGCCCGCCCCTCCGGCCGACGGCACcaaaaagaagaagagcaagaagagCATGTTCAAGAAGGTGAAGAAGACGGGAGGCGGCGGTGCAGCGGGGAGGTCGAAGCACCCGCTGCGGGTTCCCGGGATGCGGCCCGGGGAACAGTGCTTCATCTGCAAGGGCACCGACCACGCGGCCAAGAACTGCCCCGAGAAGTCCTATTGGGACAAGAACAAGGTACCAGCCCACCATTGCACGGCTAAAATTGTCCGGCGTACTATGAATTGCTGCTTGCTGTAGATTCCATGGACCTAAGAGCATTGGATGATGCCGCTGTCTTGTGGACTGGGTTTATAGCAGATTAGTGCTAGTTGGTGGCTGTAGTAGAAATACAGTGGCAGAAGCGATGCTGATTTTCCTTTAGCCTGCCTTTGCTTGGTGAGATTGTCACTAGGCGGCCTAGGAATGCGCTTGTTTTGTGTTAGCGAGTATTTACGGCTACCATAATCCATAGAAACTCACAACTCACAACTCACAACATACATCACAAGTTTGAGAACAAACATTCATCAGTTATTGTATGACGAGCTGGCAGTTCCTTGCAGTCATATGAATTATGCTAAATTATGTTCCATCATGAACTCATGATCCATTACATTAGTTGGTTTAATGTCTGATTTCACCATATGCAAGGTTTCCGTTTCCCTATCTGTTAACAGTTGTATTATTGTTCTGTTATTGCCAGATCTGCTTGCTCTGCAGGGAGCGAGGGCATAGTATGAAGAACTGCCCTGACAAAGGTGACGGGGATTTGAAGAAATTCTGCTATAACTGTGGTGAATCTGGGCATTCCCTTTCCAAGTGCCCGAAGCCCATTGAAAATGGTACTCTTCATCCATTCATGTTATGCTTAGATTACTATAGATGTGATTTCTTCATGTGATTAACATTATTCGATATGTATGCAGGCGGTACAAACTTTGCGAGCTGCTTTGTCTGCAAACAGCAGGGACATTTGAGTAAGGATTGCCCTGAAAGTACACACGGCATTTATCCCAAGGTATTCCACAGGATTCCTTGTCCCCTCTCATGAATCAtgacaccactactactaccaatataaggacatatattttcattTTGTACTTAGAGTATCATGCAGAAAAACATGTCATGCTTTGAAAAAATGATTTTGGCAATGGATGCAGTTACCtacctactccctccatcccaaattaCTTGTcacagaaatggatgtatctagacgtatttttagttctagatacatccatttctatccATTTCCGCGACAAGtaatttgggatggagggagtacttgttaTGATGTTTGAATTGCTTGTGTCTTGAGGAATCCAAAGAATGTTTGctgttttgtgtttccttttgggtAGTGACGCATCATGCAAACAAGTGGATATATGACCTTTCAGAGGTATAAGTATAACCACCACTTGATAAACGATAATAACCTGTTTCAAGGGCTTGGGTTTTCTGTATGAGTCCTGAGGTACAGAACCAGTTTGTTGGTGGAGCCATGCTTGTTTATAGCCCTGACTttctgttgttacttttgtttctgTTAACACTCTTCTACCTTGATTACGTTTAGTTTATTCAATCTCTGCCTTTTTTACATGGATTTTAACTCTATGTATCAATGTTAGGGTGGTTGCTGCAAGATATGTGGTGAAGTTACACACTTGGCGAGGCATTGCCCGAACAAGCGGCAGCAGTACTTTGAATCCTCGGTGGATGATGGTAAACAAACTGGAACTTCTTCCTTGACAAACCAACTTTTGCAATATCACAAGTACTGTGCATGCATTCACAACATTTGGAACGTCCACTGGAATGTGAAGTGTGTTGCAGTTGGTCTATATATATTTGAATTACCTGTTACCATCATTTAAAGTTTCACACCAAAAAAAAAATCACCTGGACAATAATACTTGTATATAAGCATGCTGGATGAACTTATGATTTCAGGTCATACAACTATTTTGTTTCTGAAgacttgtttgtgttgttgtataAGATAGGTATATCTGTAGGCCAGACGGTGTTGTGTTGTAAGGCATAGGCTGTGGATAGGTGGACATGTTCCTTTTTCAGTCCTTAGTAAGGGTTGAGTGATGACTAATTGCGCGGACGCCAGTAACTTACTGTAGACAAGATCTAGTGCGTTGTATATGTTGAAAACTAGAGATTGTTAGTTAGCTGGTGCAACTGAATTTCTGCTGTTAGTTGTGCAGTTCATTACAGGAATTCATGTTTACTTGTTTATGTGTCGTTGTTATTTTAGGTATGAATATGGAGGGAGATTACCAGGAAGACCATACTCTGCATGGCGGGGATGATCTTGAAGATGATTTCATTGATGAAGAAGAGGTGAAAACCACCAAAACAGCTAAAGCAAAGCAACCTAGCGGTGGCGAGAAGAATGTCAGCTCAAAGTCAAAAGGAAAACAAGCTCCAAAAGTTGTAAAATTCTTTGGTTAAACAATGCCGCCATTTTTGTAGTGTGTGTCTCCTGGACAATTTTGTTTTTTGGAGGAACCCCAGCTGTGTAACTTACAATGTGATGAGAATGTATCTGTCTGCAGTGCGGCGTCGTTGGAGAAATGTCGTATGATTTAAAATGTATGATCGTCCATCAGTCCTTGTTAGGCTACGGCTATATATACGGAATTTATGATCATAATTCATGGCGTCCTACGAACAGGTGATGTGCCATGAGGAAAATGTTGAATCAATTCATGAGAACAATGTTGTTTTGTCATCATTTGGTCCAAATCGCAGCGTTGCAGCAAGTCACGAGAAAAACAATGTTTCTCTGCTGTCCGTCGTAGCCAGGGATGGAGGGGACAGAGCGATGGATGGGTGGTGGATGCGGAGCGGCTCTGGATCTCTCATTCCCCATGGCTCTCGCCAACGCGGCAAGCAAGGAGGGGACGAGCTTGGTCAACcgcccctcttcttcctcctcctaaaACGGCGGCATGCATGCAATGCAAGCCTCAGGACCCCCTATATTTCGCCCGGACCCTCCTCTCCTCCGGGCCTTGAGAATCTCGCCCGCCGCCTGACGCCACCGTCGTCGCGTCCGGCGCTCCgtgcaaagaagagaaaaacccCGTCGTCTTCACCATGGTGAGCGCGCGCGCGCCTTGGATCGGTTCGGTTCTGTTCGTTTCTTCGGTTGATTCGATTGGATTGGATCCCTTGGTTGATACAGCAGTGATGATGAGGTGGTGTTTGTTGTTGTGTGTGTGGTTGGATGCAAGGCGAACTCGGCATCGGGGATGGCCGTGAGCGACGAGTGCAAGCTCAAGTTCCAGGACCTCAAGGCGAAGCGGAGCTTCCGGTTCATCACCTTCAAGATCAACGAGAACACGCAGCAGGTGGTGGTGGACAGGGTGGGGCAGCCCGGCGACACCTACGCCGACTTCACCGCCTCCATGCCCGCCGACGAGTGCCGCTACGCCGTCTTCGACTTCGACTTCGTCACCGACGAGAACtgccagaagagcaaga
This window encodes:
- the LOC123427547 gene encoding uncharacterized protein LOC123427547 isoform X2, which translates into the protein MPNKRQREARKRFREANPGLCPPAPAPPADGTKKKKSKKSMFKKVKKTGGGGAAGRSKHPLRVPGMRPGEQCFICKGTDHAAKNCPEKSYWDKNKICLLCRERGHSMKNCPDKGDGDLKKFCYNCGESGHSLSKCPKPIENGGTNFASCFVCKQQGHLSKDCPESTHGIYPKGGCCKICGEVTHLARHCPNKRQQYFESSVDDGMNMEGDYQEDHTLHGGDDLEDDFIDEEEANSASGMAVSDECKLKFQDLKAKRSFRFITFKINENTQQVVVDRVGQPGDTYADFTASMPADECRYAVFDFDFVTDENCQKSKIFFISWSPDSSRVRSKMLYASSKDRFKRELDGIQVELQATEPSEMSMDIVKARAL
- the LOC123427547 gene encoding actin-depolymerizing factor 6 isoform X1, with the translated sequence MANSASGMAVSDECKLKFQDLKAKRSFRFITFKINENTQQVVVDRVGQPGDTYADFTASMPADECRYAVFDFDFVTDENCQKSKIFFISWSPDSSRVRSKMLYASSKDRFKRELDGIQVELQATEPSEMSMDIVKARAL